A single genomic interval of Vibrio gallicus harbors:
- the secF gene encoding protein translocase subunit SecF: protein MFQLMRADKAIDFMRWSKGAVVLSVLMIVASIFTLSTNWLNWGLDFTGGTLIEVGFENPANLEEIRGALDQKGFGDATVQNFGSAREVMVRLRPRDNLQGEQLGSQIIEALEQGTGESVEMRRVEFVGPNVGDELAEAGGLAIIVSLICILLYVSVRFEWRLAAGAVLALAHDVIITLGIFSILQIEVDLTIVAALLTVVGYSLNDTIVVFDRIRENFRKIRKGGSVEIINGAITQTLSRTLITSGTTLFVVIALFTKGGANIHGFALALLLGITVGTYSSIYVASNLALKLGVSREHLMPPKVEKEGAEFDEMP from the coding sequence ATGTTTCAACTAATGAGAGCTGACAAAGCGATCGACTTTATGCGCTGGTCGAAAGGCGCGGTTGTGTTGTCAGTATTAATGATTGTTGCGTCAATCTTCACCCTATCAACTAATTGGTTGAACTGGGGTCTAGATTTTACCGGCGGTACTCTGATTGAGGTTGGGTTTGAAAATCCAGCTAATCTAGAAGAGATCCGTGGTGCACTTGACCAAAAAGGGTTTGGTGACGCAACAGTACAAAACTTCGGTTCTGCTCGCGAAGTAATGGTACGTCTACGTCCTAGAGATAACCTGCAGGGTGAACAACTTGGCAGCCAGATTATCGAAGCTTTAGAACAAGGCACTGGTGAAAGCGTAGAAATGCGTCGTGTTGAGTTTGTTGGACCGAATGTCGGAGATGAACTAGCAGAAGCGGGCGGCCTTGCGATTATCGTATCGCTTATCTGTATCTTGCTCTATGTATCGGTACGCTTTGAATGGCGTCTAGCTGCTGGGGCGGTATTGGCCTTGGCGCACGATGTTATTATTACCCTAGGTATTTTCTCAATACTACAGATTGAGGTGGATCTAACCATAGTTGCAGCCTTGCTGACAGTGGTGGGTTACTCACTCAACGATACCATAGTAGTATTCGACCGGATTCGTGAGAACTTCCGTAAGATCCGTAAAGGCGGTTCGGTTGAGATTATCAATGGTGCTATTACTCAAACCCTAAGCCGTACCTTGATTACCTCTGGTACAACATTGTTTGTGGTAATAGCTCTGTTTACTAAGGGTGGTGCAAACATCCATGGCTTTGCTTTAGCATTATTGCTTGGTATTACTGTTGGTACTTACTCCTCTATCTATGTTGCATCAAACCTAGCTCTGAAACTTGGTGTTTCTCGTGAGCACTTGATGCCACCAAAAGTTGAGAAGGAAGGCGCAGAATTTGATGAAATGCCTTAA
- the fkpB gene encoding FKBP-type peptidyl-prolyl cis-trans isomerase has translation MPTITQNSAVTLHFAIKLEDGSVADSTYQMGKPAKLIIGDGSLSDNFETHLIGMSKGQKRSISLAASDAFGLSNPDNIHYMERAKFVGDTQVEVGTVMAFSGPDGVEIPGIITEIAGDSVTVDFNHPLAGRDVVFEVEIVGVE, from the coding sequence GTGCCTACAATTACCCAAAATAGTGCAGTGACACTGCACTTTGCAATTAAGCTAGAAGATGGTTCAGTCGCAGATAGTACCTATCAAATGGGGAAGCCTGCCAAACTTATTATTGGTGATGGTAGCCTGAGTGATAACTTTGAAACCCACTTAATTGGTATGAGTAAGGGACAGAAACGTTCTATTTCTTTAGCCGCGTCAGATGCATTTGGTCTGTCAAATCCAGATAATATTCATTATATGGAGCGCGCCAAGTTTGTCGGAGATACTCAGGTAGAGGTTGGAACTGTGATGGCGTTTAGTGGCCCAGACGGCGTTGAGATCCCAGGGATAATTACTGAGATTGCAGGGGATTCTGTGACCGTTGATTTCAATCACCCTTTAGCTGGGCGTGATGTTGTGTTTGAGGTTGAAATTGTTGGGGTCGAATAG